The sequence below is a genomic window from Lolium perenne isolate Kyuss_39 chromosome 4, Kyuss_2.0, whole genome shotgun sequence.
CAAGTGTCCTCGGCAATGTCGGATTATTACTTGTCTCCTTATATATTGTCTTTTTTTTTAAGCTTGGATATATACTTAAGACATAATTGTTTCATTACATTCACTATTGGCCATGTCCTCCACACCGGATGGAACTGCACCAAAAAGAACACACTCAGAAGACTCATTACGTCCCAGTTTTGCCAGGTTATGAGCAACCTGGTTTGCAGCACGGTTGATCTTGGAAACTGAATATATTGTCGATCACTAACAATTCAACATAGCttcaaagtactccctccgtcccgtcaACAAATAAGTGCAATTTAGATATGTCTTTAACTCAAATTTTATTAAATTTAATCAACTTCCTAGCTAGAAAAAAGTACTTCCTTTGACCTAAAGTACTTGTCGCATATTTAGACAAAACATTACTCTATCCATCTATATCAAAAGATGTCTTAActatgttaaaatttagatgtatttgGATCTATATTTTTATCTAGATACATACATCCATAATTATATAAAGTTGAGACATCTTTTTTATGTGTCATATACATTTTTGGTACCACAACTTGTATCGGATGTGTAGTTTAGTACCACATCTTGAAAAACGTGCATCTATGGTACCACAACTTGTATTAAGAGAGTAAATAGGTACCAAGTCATTCTAGAGCTGACATGTGGCATTTTACATTTTGCACAAACACCCCTATATTATTTTTATGGCGCATGTCTCCTTGGCGATGCCTTACAGGCAGGTCCCACCTATCAGTGTACAAAGAGATAAGAAATTTTTAAAAACATATGTGTAGAGATGGGATATTGAACACAAGACCACATACTGTCAAGCTATATACTTGAACACCAACAGACTGCATGATCATTTGTGCTGAATTTTAGGCCAGCTTATATTTATACTCTCTCTGAACGCACAAACACACGTCCAAGTGCATGGCCGTGCTATTGCCATGCTGATGTGCACCCAGCCGTACGCCGATCTACGTGTCTGCTCTATACAATGATGTCGGCACTCTACGGTGTCATGTCTATAGAAGCGCTGGCACAGGCGACAGGTTGCCATGCTTGGCGTGGCGTCGACGAGCTTGTCGGTGCCATAAGCGATCACGACCATTCGTAGGTGAGGAGGCGCTTTCTCATGCTCACCGTCGCCGTCCTCGACCCGATGTTCATCTGCTACCGTGCCTTGCAACAGGTGAAGCCCACGCCCTCTACTCCGTAGGGAGGATGCTagggcttagagcatctccactcgtccccacaTACAGCGTCCAGCGCCAGACCATATGGgacggaggggggggggggtgccggGCGTAACCCCTAAATACGGGGGCACCGGCGCCTAGCCCCACCCCCTAAACTCCTGCCCCCAAATTCGAAACTTAAAAACATAGGCCGATCAGACCCACCGCGCATCCCGCTCTACTACCAGCAGGCGGAGTGCATGAAGCCGCCTCTACAGAGGCCGCCGACAAGGACGACGCCGTCTGGGAGCTCGCGCACCAGATCGTCAATCGCTGGCGACCGCACGGTCTCGGCCGCGCACGCGCCACCTTCGGGTGGCATCGTCATCGTCGACGGAGCGAGGCACGCGTCTTCGGCTCCGGCCCGTCGGACGACGGGTTCGATCCACCGCCGCTGCCTCAAGGAGGAGGACGTCGCGGGCTCGCCACCACTTCCGCCGGCGAAGAGGCAATGGTGGGAGATGGAGGCGGAGGCGTAGGCGTAGGCGGACCTCCGTGGCGGTGATGACCCGGAGGAATTCCCCGCGCAAAACTACATCATCGGTCGCTCCGTCGAGGAGGACTACTAGCAGATGACGACGGACCCGCGGCAGGCGGCGGTGTGGTCCGCCAGGAACCAGGGCGCCAACTTCGTCGACCTCGCCGGACCTTTCGTGCCGCTGGCgccaaaggaggaggaggacgatgatTGGTCCTTTGGCTCATccaacgacgacggcgacgatacCAACAACCTCGACTTCAGCACCATCGACGCACGCAGCCGTTagttgttttagtttaaattcgAGTAACTTTTGTATAAACTAATGAATATTCGTATGAATTTGTTTTTTAAATGTCATTTACATTTGAATTTCTATTGAGGCTGCTATATGGGAGGCGCCGGTGTGGAAACACCATCGCTAAATACAGGATGCTCTGCCGACGCCTTTAATGCTTTGCCGTCTCCTATACGGCAGTGCCAACGCCTATTTAGGAAGCGCCGGTGGATATGTTCTTACTCCCGTGTATGTGTCGTGGTGGTTCTGCGACCCATTTCCTTCACAATCGAGTGCACGAGCACGGTGGCCACCTGCACATGCACGTCGGACTATCGTGTGCTTATAgtatactagatttagatgtgcgccttggcgcacgatcccgtgaaattCGTGCCGATGTACACTTTATATACCATTGCTAAAATATAGGTGAAAACTGTTCTTCGGTTTCAGAAAATGAATCGATCGGATGATCTAAGGATAAAGCAAACGAAATTACAAATGAAGTAGAAACATTTATATACAACCAAGGAAACAAAAGGAATATATTATAGTAGCAAAACACGCAATGACAATGTCAAGATCAACATACACAAGGAACAAcaaaagtaacatctacataaGTCGGACCATCTATAAAAGGAATAATTTTGATGTTGGTAAATTTGATTTAATGAAATCTGCAAGAGCAATGACATCAGGATCCTTCACCCATGTTTGATCTGGGATTTCCATCTACTTCAGAGATATCAATGTAGCTAGTGAATGTATATATCTGAAATACTAACCATGTGCACTCTTATCCAAAAATAGATATAAACATATTTTCCGCTGCAGAAAGTCCTACCATTTATGACTTCGGCTACTCTTCCGAACCGACTTCTAACTTCACATAATTACTCTCAAGAATGACCCTGACTTGAAGATGGCATATTGGCTCAATCTTTACAAAAGAAGACCATAAAATGGAGTGCAATCTCCATTTATCAGTGCAAGTAACCTGGAATAACCATTTTAGTCTCAGGATAAACACCACAAAATGCAAGTAGATCAGAATGTTGATTAAAAGTAAGATGAACCTTGACATGGTTTATAAGAAAAAAATAGTTGGAACAACTCATCTATGGCCTAGGTTGTCGGAGCGAGGAATCACACATGCTGCCCGTTCTCACAGTCTATGTATCCGCCGATGCCTAGCGATAGATAATTGTATGCTTTAAAATCAAGTAATTATACGCAATTGAGGCTTCGTTTGGAATGATGTAAAATTAGTACACCCACTCCTAAGTGAAATAAGTTCTTAATATCAAAATGATCTAAAACAATTACACATGTCCCATCTGTGTACATGCAAACTTTAGTGAAGATAACTTTTCTATCCTATACTGAAAAATATTTATGTTTCCAAAATTGCAGTTTCGGGGCACCCATCTTTATTTTTTCTCCGAGTGCACAATATATGTCTTTCCTGAAACCTTCCATTCAGATAAAAGAAGTGACATAGTTTTTGTAAAAGAAATGATTATCATTACTTTTCAAATATTTTAATAATTTTACCGTTCAAGGAGGAGCTTGCGCTCACGGGAGTTGCCAGTATAAAGTTAATAATCCTAGCTGATGGGGTTTCTTGCAATTTGGAGTCACGTATTGCAAAAGCCATACATACACCCCAGCTTGTGCCCTATTATTCTTTTATCAAGGCTTAAGCCTTCACCTATAAGCTGTGGAAGTGAGGATCCTTTAAATCTGTTTTTTTACTTTTACCCTTTATTCAGAAATGTGCTCCCTGGAGTAATTATCGGGTCCGTGTCCTTGCAGCAAGGGCCCTGATTGGTTTGGTATTTAATGAGCGACTGCAGTATGATCCTCCTGTATCAGCTAAGAAGGGAAATGAAAATTTACCTCGGCATGCAAAGTCTTCTACATTCAATTCAATTCATGGCCTTCTGCTGCAGCTATGTTCTCTTCTCGATAACAAATTTAGAGGTCAGCCACACAGTAATAAGGAGAACAAAATTCTTGGCCATCTAATTAAGGTTCTCTCAAAGTGCTCTTGGCTTGGTTACTGTAAATTATGCAGATACGTTGTTGTAAGTAATCCTAGATCATACTTGTTGGTTTTGGATTAGATGCTTGATGTTCCAAGAACAGGGAAAAGAAACCACATTGACGTCATCCGGTCACTGCTGTTATAGTTGACCTTCGCGTTATATACTGTCTCCTCCTCGCCCAAAATCAAAAGTGGAGCTCTTCCAACTGATTTATATACTCCAACATTTTTTGAAGATTTGCTAAGCCTATTTTGTATGTTTGACACGGATGGCTACCATCCAGGTTTATCACCGGATATCATTGACTATAGTagtgttgtgttgtgttgtctGGCCTGACAACTTCAGTTATAATTGTGTACGCGACACAAATAACATATGTTGTTCCAGTGAGACACGCCTATAGCCCAGGTATTGGACCTGAAGTGCAAGAGTAGCAAGACAACATGCGATTGCTAAAGCTGGAGGTATTCACAAAGAATGCATAGTGAAATGCTTCGTCAGACCTTTTTCGTATTTTGAAGTGTATTCCAGCTAGCGGACATGTATATATGCTACTGTTTCTATGTTCATCTGTTAAGAGTGTAGATTTGAACATTAGGTTCCCTGGGCTGCTTAGCCTTACTATTTGTTAGGGATTATATCTTGTGTACTCTGCTATATCAGTGGTACCAAAAGGTTTCTGGTCGCAGCGTTAGGCATGGCTGGTGTGCAAAATGACCACCAGGTGTGGTATGAACACGTTCCTGATGTTGTAAGCAGGGCTCTGTACGGCGATCTTGCCGTCCAAGTTTAATGGAATGTCAGCGTTccaagtcaaaaaaaaaaaaaggtttctACCTTGCATTAATTGATGTAGAAGTCTGCACGAACATCTCTTAAAACACGATAACAAATTATTCCTGGGAGTTTGCGACTACTTCACTGATAGAAAAACAAAAGATCAAAGAGAGAAAATGTGCTTACTGCCTATTATCAAGATTCTGCTAGCTCGGTTAATTGCTACCATTCTTTGTTTTTTATACACTTATGGCATAAACTGTGTCACCCGGTGTAAAATATCATCTATTCTCCTAAAATAGTGAGATCCAATATTTGAGATATTCGGTACCAGTAATTATTATTTCAAAATAGAGTGATATTTCATATTGTACATATTCATTATTGCATTTGTTCAGACACCTTGCTAATGGCCCCATATGCCAACACTTAGATCTTTCTTGCTGCTAGGAGTGACTTGTTCAAGTCAACGGTTTTAATATTCATTCTTATGTTCTCTCTATAGTCTCTTACATTATGAGAACCTGCTCCTATATTAAGTTGTGAAAACTGATGAGAAAAAATTAAGGTATAAAACATCTGGTTATAACATGAAGGTGGAAGTGTTAATTATCTAAGAGCAGAAAACACAGGTTCAATTTATTTATTCCATTTTCAATTCCCATAATAGTAACAGTTTTTGTAGTGCGAACAATATCTTAATGCATCATTAAGTGCCAAGCTTGTGTTATGAGATCAGAATTGATAAAATGTAGTTGGCATTACTTCATTGCATTAAAAAATAGCAAGAATATATAAGACAAGTGTTGTAAATAGGTTGATGGTGATAGCACCAAAGAATATATATTGGTATTGAAAATAAATATCACTAAACAAAAGCTATATACCAGAGCTTATTACACTATGATATCCACGGGGAAAGGACAAATCAATACATACTCTATTGCTACCATAGGTCTAATCTTTCACTGGCCCAACCGGATCCTTTTCTTATCAAGTTAAGTATCTTAAATAAACACCATTATAGTGTTTCAAATGCAGAAATAAGCACATCCGAACAGACACAATTCCATCACACTAACCTTTTCACCGAAGCCTATCTTCAAAATATTGTCATAGAAGGTGGCGAGTAACTCATCACTCGAACTGACAGAGACACCCTTACTGTAAAAGACCTCAATGGCTTCTTTAAGTGCCTGAACAAAGAGAAGTTTGAGAATGAGGCAGCAATTTTAATTATTATAaaggaaaaatggcataagcctaaACCATAATTATTATAAATGAAAAATGGCATACGACTGTATCAACCAGCTGAACACGTGGAAGAGTGTACGGCTCTGAAAATAATCTGTCACATATGCTACATGCTTGTCATTCAGCTCAAT
It includes:
- the LOC127323652 gene encoding cullin-1 isoform X2; translation: MHHLCTSCLCRWLECRNRLFSEPYTLPRVQLVDTVALKEAIEVFYSKGVSVSSSDELLATFYDNILKIGFGEKASADT
- the LOC127323652 gene encoding uncharacterized protein isoform X1 codes for the protein MHHLCTSCLCRWLECRNRLFSEPYTLPRVQLVDTVALKEAIEVFYSKGVSVSSSDELLATFYDNILKIGFGEKVTCTDKWRLHSILWSSFVKIEPICHLQVRVILESNYVKLEVGSEE